One genomic region from Vannielia litorea encodes:
- the cheB gene encoding chemotaxis-specific protein-glutamate methyltransferase CheB, with protein sequence MKHVSELAEKRRVVIVDDSASMRAMLARLLLADGRFEVVGEAGDPFEARAVIKSTHPHVVTLDVEMPRMNGLSFLEKIVSLRPLPVVMLSSGTVPGSDMAIEALALGAIDCLGKDGFGRPEKAADVAERIFEASLARVEPRASRPVPVSHTEFIWNGKIVLIGSSTGGVEALEQVLGAMPSNAPPIVVVQHMPAQFMESLAHRLSGRLAPRVGLARDGMALTQGMVVFAPGGPCHLEMAAGPGLGALPRCRLVEGDLVSGHRPSVDRLFSSAVNVAPRSLAILLTGMGQDGAKGLLELRGGGARTLAQSKESSTVWGMPRVAWETGAAEALVPLNDIGGQILQICGRGGGKPK encoded by the coding sequence GTGAAGCACGTGTCGGAATTGGCCGAGAAGCGCCGGGTGGTGATCGTCGATGACAGTGCCAGCATGCGCGCCATGCTCGCGCGCCTGCTCCTCGCCGATGGACGTTTCGAGGTGGTGGGCGAGGCGGGAGACCCGTTCGAGGCTCGAGCGGTGATCAAGTCCACCCATCCGCATGTGGTGACGCTCGATGTGGAGATGCCCCGGATGAACGGGCTGAGCTTTCTGGAAAAGATCGTCTCGCTCCGGCCTCTGCCGGTGGTGATGCTGTCCTCGGGCACCGTCCCCGGCAGCGACATGGCGATCGAGGCCCTTGCCCTCGGTGCCATCGACTGCCTCGGCAAGGATGGCTTCGGTCGCCCGGAGAAGGCCGCCGATGTGGCCGAACGCATTTTCGAGGCGTCCCTGGCCCGTGTGGAGCCTCGGGCCTCGCGGCCCGTACCGGTGAGCCATACCGAATTCATTTGGAACGGAAAGATCGTGCTCATCGGCTCCTCCACCGGCGGGGTCGAGGCGCTCGAGCAGGTGCTAGGGGCGATGCCCTCCAACGCCCCGCCGATCGTGGTCGTTCAGCACATGCCGGCGCAGTTCATGGAGAGCCTTGCTCACCGCCTCTCGGGCCGTCTTGCCCCACGCGTGGGGCTCGCGCGGGACGGCATGGCCCTGACCCAAGGCATGGTGGTCTTCGCCCCCGGCGGACCATGCCACCTTGAAATGGCCGCGGGCCCGGGGCTAGGTGCCTTGCCACGTTGCAGACTTGTGGAGGGCGACCTCGTCAGCGGGCACCGCCCATCCGTCGATCGCCTGTTCTCTTCGGCGGTGAATGTCGCACCGCGCAGCCTAGCAATCCTCCTTACCGGTATGGGGCAGGATGGCGCAAAGGGGCTGCTGGAACTGCGTGGCGGTGGAGCGCGTACCCTCGCACAGAGCAAGGAAAGCAGCACGGTCTGGGGTATGCCCCGCGTAGCCTGGGAAACGGGTGCGGCCGAGGCGCTCGTACCGCTGAACGACATCGGCGGCCAGATTTTGCAGATTTGCGGGCGAGGGGGCGGGAAACCAAAATGA
- a CDS encoding methyl-accepting chemotaxis protein, whose amino-acid sequence MKLRTKLPLLISLTVAITVAGFVGLLAMQGWKNAEEAANARLKSTLEQDQGAVQEWVDRIRNDLQFNSTEGTVLAALSKFTGAFAAMGDDPVGELQRIYIEENPHPLGEKHLYDFARDGSGYSIAHKRFHGFFRALQQTRGYYDVFLFDAEGNLVYTVFKELDFATNLMEGPWADSGLGEAFRGAVAKAGSEDAVTFVDFAPYGPSHGAAAGFASIALTGEDGTLLGVLAVQMPTDQIAPMLSTNDISHSGMSMIITGPDGLPRNHVGEAGLEPVSSEALTRAHAGERGQMRGILSDGSTGLAVYGPIDLGAFTWAITAEMTDAEAFHAINRLITYCAMAGAGLLVFASLVGFGLSRGIVAPVNGMRRGLEDLARGAYERAIPGANRGDELGEMARSAEVLRGALQEARAAEKDNIFRGAGFQASSAPMLMLDSDLCVSYANDAAAEFMQKNAGVFAAAGLFDGSEALTGQSIDRLMPNPDSLERAVASPEELPRSLFFRLGDTRLSMRVGAVADEAGQIIGSVVELSNATQEFMDRALMVTIDSFLATIKMDREARIFEVNDTMATVLGRPAEGMAGAAALDVFEFDADLAEQNGAVLDRLEKGDSVFGLFRLRGADGALHWLQGGFAPVLDTDGQPAMYLFMGSDITADREKLLSAEQEQLRLAEAQAQVVDGLRIGLNALAEGDLTRVLEERFAEDYEELRLNFNEAAGKLREAIAMVMENAGVIHREVGEIASSADDLSRRTEHQASTLEETAAALDELTSSVRSASEGADRANKMVSEARGNAEQGGQVVSEAVAAMGQISQSSDQISKIISVIEDIAFQTNLLALNAGVEAARAGEAGRGFAVVASEVRALAQRSSDAAREISGLISSSSDHVKRGVELVGQTGEALSGIVTSVSDIAAHVSEIARSAKEQSSGLDEINTAMNQLDQVTQENAAMFEETNAASQSLSGEANALKRTMSRFRIGDAAAELASAPEPTNRPEAVPEPASTGGTGQSEMSEAPEEAPAPPVLEELPSTPTFRSGRTSPPAISSDGNAALAVDPTDEDWEEF is encoded by the coding sequence ATGAAACTGCGGACAAAGCTGCCGCTGCTCATTTCTCTCACGGTCGCCATCACGGTTGCCGGCTTTGTTGGCCTGCTGGCGATGCAAGGCTGGAAGAACGCTGAAGAGGCAGCCAATGCGCGGCTGAAGAGCACGCTCGAGCAGGATCAGGGCGCAGTGCAGGAGTGGGTCGACCGGATCCGGAACGACCTGCAGTTCAACTCCACCGAGGGCACGGTGCTGGCCGCGCTGAGCAAGTTCACCGGCGCCTTTGCCGCGATGGGCGATGACCCGGTGGGGGAGTTGCAGCGCATCTATATCGAGGAAAACCCGCATCCGCTGGGCGAGAAGCACCTGTATGACTTCGCCCGCGACGGCTCTGGCTACTCGATTGCGCACAAGCGGTTTCATGGCTTCTTTCGCGCGCTGCAGCAGACTCGCGGATACTATGACGTGTTCCTCTTCGATGCCGAGGGGAACCTCGTTTACACGGTATTCAAGGAGCTGGATTTTGCCACCAACCTGATGGAGGGGCCGTGGGCCGACAGCGGGCTTGGCGAGGCGTTTCGCGGCGCGGTGGCCAAGGCGGGCAGCGAGGATGCGGTGACCTTCGTCGATTTCGCACCCTACGGGCCTTCGCATGGGGCGGCGGCGGGCTTTGCCTCCATCGCGCTGACCGGGGAGGACGGCACCCTGCTAGGCGTGCTCGCGGTGCAGATGCCCACCGACCAGATCGCGCCGATGCTGAGCACCAATGACATCAGCCACAGCGGCATGTCAATGATCATCACCGGCCCCGATGGCCTGCCGCGCAACCACGTGGGCGAGGCCGGGCTGGAGCCGGTGAGCAGCGAGGCGCTGACCCGCGCCCATGCCGGCGAGCGCGGCCAGATGCGCGGCATCCTCAGCGATGGCAGCACTGGCCTTGCGGTTTATGGCCCGATCGATCTGGGAGCCTTCACCTGGGCGATCACCGCCGAGATGACCGATGCCGAGGCTTTTCACGCGATCAACCGGCTCATCACCTATTGCGCCATGGCGGGGGCGGGCCTGCTCGTCTTTGCCTCGCTGGTCGGCTTTGGCCTGTCGCGCGGTATCGTCGCGCCGGTGAACGGCATGCGCCGCGGCCTCGAAGATCTGGCCCGCGGTGCCTACGAGCGGGCAATTCCAGGGGCCAACCGAGGTGACGAGCTTGGCGAGATGGCCCGCAGCGCCGAGGTGCTGCGCGGCGCCCTGCAAGAGGCCCGCGCTGCCGAGAAAGACAACATCTTTCGCGGGGCAGGATTTCAGGCCAGCTCCGCCCCGATGCTCATGCTCGATAGCGATCTCTGCGTGAGCTACGCCAATGACGCGGCGGCAGAGTTCATGCAAAAAAACGCTGGCGTCTTTGCCGCAGCCGGGCTCTTCGACGGCTCCGAGGCGCTCACCGGGCAGAGCATCGACCGGCTGATGCCCAACCCCGACAGCCTTGAGCGTGCCGTGGCCAGCCCCGAAGAACTCCCGCGCAGCCTGTTCTTCCGCCTTGGCGATACGCGGCTCTCCATGCGGGTGGGCGCCGTGGCCGATGAGGCGGGGCAGATCATCGGTTCGGTGGTCGAGCTGAGCAATGCCACGCAGGAGTTCATGGACCGGGCGCTGATGGTCACCATCGATAGCTTCTTGGCAACCATCAAGATGGATCGCGAGGCGCGGATCTTCGAGGTCAATGACACCATGGCCACCGTGCTCGGGCGCCCGGCAGAGGGGATGGCGGGGGCAGCGGCGCTGGATGTCTTTGAATTCGACGCCGATCTGGCCGAGCAGAACGGCGCGGTGCTGGACCGTCTGGAAAAGGGCGATTCCGTCTTTGGCCTGTTCCGACTGCGCGGCGCAGACGGGGCGCTGCACTGGCTCCAAGGCGGATTCGCCCCTGTGCTCGATACCGATGGTCAGCCCGCCATGTACCTCTTCATGGGCTCCGACATCACCGCCGACCGGGAAAAATTGCTGTCGGCGGAGCAAGAGCAGTTGCGCCTCGCCGAGGCCCAAGCCCAAGTGGTCGACGGGCTTCGGATCGGCCTCAATGCGCTCGCGGAGGGCGACCTGACCCGCGTGCTGGAAGAACGGTTTGCCGAGGATTACGAGGAGTTGCGGCTCAACTTCAACGAGGCCGCTGGCAAGCTGCGCGAAGCCATCGCCATGGTGATGGAGAATGCAGGCGTCATTCACCGCGAAGTCGGCGAAATCGCCTCCTCCGCCGACGACCTGTCGCGCCGCACGGAGCATCAGGCCTCGACCCTTGAAGAGACCGCCGCCGCCCTCGATGAGCTGACCTCCAGCGTGCGCTCGGCCTCCGAGGGCGCTGACCGGGCCAACAAGATGGTCAGCGAAGCACGCGGCAATGCCGAACAGGGTGGACAAGTGGTGAGCGAAGCGGTGGCCGCGATGGGGCAAATCTCGCAGAGCTCCGATCAGATCTCGAAGATCATCTCGGTGATTGAGGACATCGCCTTCCAGACCAACCTGCTGGCCCTGAACGCGGGCGTCGAGGCCGCCCGCGCAGGCGAGGCCGGTCGTGGCTTTGCGGTGGTCGCCTCCGAGGTGCGGGCTCTGGCACAGCGCAGCTCCGACGCGGCGCGCGAGATCTCGGGCCTGATCTCCTCTTCCAGTGATCATGTGAAACGCGGGGTCGAGCTCGTCGGGCAGACCGGCGAGGCCCTCAGCGGGATCGTGACCAGCGTGAGCGATATCGCCGCCCATGTGTCCGAGATTGCCCGTTCGGCTAAGGAACAGTCCAGCGGTCTCGATGAGATCAACACCGCGATGAACCAGCTTGATCAGGTGACCCAAGAAAACGCGGCCATGTTCGAAGAGACGAATGCCGCCAGCCAGTCGCTCTCAGGCGAGGCAAATGCGCTGAAACGCACCATGAGCCGCTTCCGCATAGGCGATGCTGCAGCCGAGCTGGCCTCGGCACCAGAGCCCACGAACAGGCCCGAGGCCGTGCCGGAGCCTGCGAGCACTGGCGGTACAGGCCAGTCTGAGATGTCAGAGGCTCCCGAGGAGGCACCGGCGCCTCCTGTCTTAGAGGAGCTACCTTCCACCCCAACCTTTCGCAGCGGGCGCACGAGCCCGCCGGCCATAAGCTCGGATGGAAACGCGGCCCTCGCTGTCGACCCGACCGACGAAGACTGGGAAGAATTCTGA
- a CDS encoding multidrug effflux MFS transporter yields MQQAAARPEGLFRSALILGLMSMVGPFAIDMYLPMMPEIGVALGVDEAAMGATIIGYFIAFGLAQLIYGPWADQSGRRLPIYFGLGVFAIGSVGAAMAGSLGTLVAWRFVQGLGGAAVMVVPRAIIRDMHTGAAATKMMALIMLVISVSPMLAPLAGSGVAAVAGWRAIFWVLAVAAVACVTLMHFALPETLPPERRVKVNVAALTRVAGMLLRDAKFMGLTFVGGFGMASFFIFIALAPFVYTQDFGLTPTQFSLAFAVNAAGFFGASQAAGPLADRLGLTRVVLGGATGFGLATATLFAVVATGGSSLVVVMVGLFIGNAFLGLVIPTTMVMALDDHGENAGMASSLGGTLQMVAGGVAVGIATPFHNGTATPMIAAIAACGLASATLAWVVLSRVRQAA; encoded by the coding sequence ATGCAGCAGGCCGCCGCCCGGCCAGAGGGCCTTTTCCGCTCGGCGCTCATTCTCGGCCTGATGTCGATGGTGGGGCCTTTCGCGATCGACATGTACCTGCCGATGATGCCCGAGATCGGCGTGGCGCTCGGCGTGGACGAGGCCGCGATGGGGGCCACGATCATTGGCTACTTCATCGCCTTCGGCCTTGCCCAGTTGATCTATGGCCCATGGGCCGACCAATCGGGGCGGCGGTTGCCGATCTACTTCGGGCTCGGGGTGTTTGCCATCGGCTCGGTGGGCGCGGCGATGGCCGGGAGCCTCGGCACGCTGGTGGCCTGGCGCTTTGTGCAGGGCCTCGGCGGGGCAGCGGTGATGGTGGTGCCGCGGGCGATCATCCGCGACATGCACACCGGCGCGGCGGCGACCAAGATGATGGCGCTGATCATGCTGGTGATCTCGGTGTCGCCGATGCTGGCGCCGCTGGCGGGCTCGGGCGTGGCCGCCGTGGCGGGCTGGCGCGCGATCTTCTGGGTGCTGGCCGTGGCCGCCGTGGCCTGCGTGACGCTGATGCATTTTGCCCTGCCCGAGACCCTGCCGCCGGAGCGCCGGGTGAAGGTGAACGTGGCCGCGCTGACCCGCGTGGCGGGGATGCTGCTGCGCGATGCCAAGTTCATGGGGCTGACCTTTGTGGGCGGCTTCGGGATGGCGAGCTTTTTCATCTTCATCGCGCTGGCGCCCTTTGTTTACACACAGGATTTCGGCCTGACGCCGACCCAGTTCTCGCTCGCCTTCGCGGTGAATGCGGCCGGGTTCTTTGGCGCCAGCCAGGCCGCAGGGCCGCTGGCCGACCGGCTCGGGCTGACCCGGGTGGTGCTGGGCGGGGCGACCGGCTTTGGCCTTGCCACGGCAACGCTCTTTGCGGTGGTCGCGACGGGCGGCAGCTCGCTCGTGGTGGTCATGGTGGGGCTCTTCATCGGCAACGCCTTCCTCGGCCTCGTGATCCCGACGACGATGGTGATGGCGCTGGACGATCACGGCGAGAATGCGGGCATGGCCTCGAGCCTCGGCGGCACCTTGCAGATGGTGGCGGGCGGGGTGGCCGTGGGCATCGCGACGCCCTTCCACAACGGCACCGCCACGCCGATGATCGCCGCTATCGCTGCCTGCGGTCTGGCCTCGGCCACGCTGGCCTGGGTGGTGCTCTCGCGGGTGCGGCAGGCGGCCTGA
- a CDS encoding alpha/beta fold hydrolase encodes MTDLPTPFATHRIAGQGGTALAVAEYGAPDGPPILFVHGWSQSHLSFARQFAAPELARFRMVGFDLRGHGASEKPTAPEAYDGSEPWGGDIAAVIEALSLHRPLLLGWSMGGKALCDYLALHGDTALRATAMIGTGPTSGKFIPPEARELRMADEAVLAKDMLSDVLPENLAATQAFLRACFHQQPSEADFATMLGFNMMCPPEIRGQTRQRHADYRPAARATINPCLVVWGGHERVMPRPIFDECAAEFAHAEPHVFENSGHAPFWEEPERFNALLAEFASAGV; translated from the coding sequence ATGACAGACCTGCCCACCCCCTTCGCCACCCATCGCATCGCCGGACAGGGCGGCACCGCCCTCGCGGTGGCCGAATACGGCGCGCCGGATGGCCCGCCGATCCTCTTTGTTCACGGCTGGTCGCAGAGCCACCTCTCCTTCGCCCGGCAGTTCGCCGCGCCGGAGCTCGCCCGCTTCCGCATGGTGGGGTTCGACCTGCGCGGCCACGGTGCCTCCGAAAAGCCCACCGCGCCGGAGGCCTATGACGGCTCCGAGCCTTGGGGCGGTGACATCGCGGCGGTGATCGAAGCGCTCTCGCTCCACCGCCCGCTGCTGTTGGGCTGGTCGATGGGCGGCAAGGCGCTCTGCGATTACCTCGCACTCCACGGCGATACCGCGCTGCGGGCCACGGCGATGATCGGCACCGGCCCGACCTCCGGCAAGTTCATCCCGCCCGAGGCCCGCGAACTGCGGATGGCCGATGAGGCGGTGCTCGCCAAGGACATGCTCTCCGATGTGCTGCCAGAGAACCTCGCGGCCACGCAGGCCTTCCTGCGCGCCTGTTTCCACCAGCAGCCCTCCGAGGCCGACTTTGCCACCATGCTCGGCTTCAACATGATGTGCCCGCCCGAAATTCGCGGCCAGACCCGCCAGCGCCACGCCGATTATCGCCCGGCCGCGCGGGCCACGATAAACCCCTGCCTTGTGGTCTGGGGCGGGCATGAGCGGGTCATGCCGCGCCCGATCTTCGATGAATGCGCCGCCGAGTTTGCCCACGCCGAGCCCCATGTGTTCGAAAACTCCGGCCACGCGCCGTTCTGGGAAGAGCCGGAGCGGTTCAACGCGCTGCTGGCGGAGTTCGCCTCTGCCGGGGTCTGA
- a CDS encoding VOC family protein has product MTIAKNTICLWYDSDAEGAARFYAETFPDTAVEAVHKAPGDFPGGTKGQVLTVQFTVLGIPCLGLNGGPIFSHSEAFSFQVATDDQAETDRYWEAIVGNGGKESACGWCSDRWGIHWQITPRVLTEAMAQGGAVAERAFAAMMEMGKIDVAKIEAAVKG; this is encoded by the coding sequence ATGACCATAGCGAAGAACACCATCTGCCTTTGGTACGATTCCGATGCCGAAGGGGCGGCTCGGTTTTATGCCGAGACCTTCCCCGACACCGCAGTGGAGGCGGTTCACAAGGCTCCGGGCGACTTTCCCGGCGGAACCAAGGGGCAGGTGCTGACGGTGCAGTTCACCGTGCTGGGCATCCCCTGCCTCGGGCTGAACGGCGGGCCGATCTTTTCACACAGCGAGGCGTTCTCGTTTCAGGTGGCGACGGACGATCAGGCCGAGACGGACCGGTACTGGGAGGCCATCGTCGGCAACGGCGGCAAGGAGAGCGCCTGCGGCTGGTGCTCCGACCGCTGGGGCATCCACTGGCAGATCACCCCGCGCGTGCTGACGGAGGCGATGGCGCAGGGTGGCGCGGTCGCCGAGCGGGCCTTTGCCGCGATGATGGAGATGGGCAAGATCGACGTGGCGAAGATCGAGGCGGCGGTGAAAGGGTAG
- a CDS encoding DUF3179 domain-containing protein has translation MGFLFRAMAWLLLSAGLAGADPGFWKHEWPRTDFSRTGVKSWVEILSGGPGKDGIPAITGPEFRAVKGAKLSAREPVITVEMGGEARAYPLRYLIWHEIVNDRMGGVPIAVTYCPLCNSALVFDRRLRGRELEFGVTGKLRHSDMVMYDRQTESWWQQALGRAIVGQLTGAELKAVPSWMESWESFAKRHPKGRVMAEPRHNRPYGQNPYKGYDSSKKPFLFNGEMPPHGVPPLLRVVRVGNRAWPLTRVAEAGEIREAGVVISWAAGQASALDSAAIAKGRDVGMIRVRDKAGRDVAHDLMFAFAFHAFYPRGEWMLAESR, from the coding sequence ATGGGTTTTCTTTTTCGGGCAATGGCTTGGCTGCTGTTGAGCGCCGGGCTGGCAGGGGCTGATCCGGGGTTCTGGAAGCACGAATGGCCGCGCACCGACTTTTCCAGGACGGGCGTGAAGAGCTGGGTCGAGATCCTCTCGGGCGGGCCGGGGAAGGATGGGATTCCGGCGATCACGGGGCCGGAGTTCAGGGCGGTGAAGGGCGCGAAGCTCTCGGCGCGGGAGCCGGTGATCACAGTGGAAATGGGCGGCGAGGCGCGGGCTTATCCGCTGCGCTACCTGATCTGGCATGAGATCGTGAATGACCGGATGGGCGGGGTGCCGATTGCCGTAACCTATTGTCCGCTCTGCAATTCTGCGCTGGTGTTCGACCGTCGGTTGCGCGGGCGGGAGCTGGAATTCGGGGTGACGGGCAAGCTGCGGCATTCGGATATGGTGATGTATGACCGGCAGACCGAAAGCTGGTGGCAGCAGGCGCTTGGCCGCGCGATCGTGGGGCAGCTGACCGGGGCGGAACTGAAGGCGGTGCCGAGTTGGATGGAGAGCTGGGAGAGCTTTGCCAAACGGCACCCGAAAGGGCGGGTGATGGCCGAGCCGAGGCACAACCGGCCCTATGGGCAGAACCCTTACAAGGGCTATGACAGCTCGAAAAAGCCGTTTCTTTTCAATGGAGAAATGCCGCCACACGGGGTGCCGCCGCTGCTGCGTGTTGTACGCGTCGGCAACCGGGCGTGGCCACTGACGCGGGTGGCGGAGGCGGGCGAGATCCGCGAGGCGGGGGTGGTGATCTCTTGGGCCGCCGGGCAGGCCAGCGCGCTCGACAGCGCCGCCATCGCCAAGGGGCGCGACGTGGGCATGATCCGGGTGCGCGACAAGGCTGGGCGGGATGTGGCCCATGACCTGATGTTCGCCTTTGCGTTTCACGCGTTTTATCCGCGCGGTGAGTGGATGTTAGCCGAGAGCCGCTAA
- a CDS encoding peptidylprolyl isomerase — MSDSKVFAGGLFAVGLAFLAAFFLFTNGTVTEAAAAEDTAGPNMVITVAGKGDVVIDLRPDLAPQHVERIVELAESGAYDGVVFHRVLEGFMAQTGDVQFGKGDDLSRAGTGGSDLPDLPAEFSDAPYARGAVGMARTNDPNSANSQFFIMFAPAEHLNGQYTVVGNVLEGMEVVDAITRGMPGSGIVETPDVMESVTIAQ, encoded by the coding sequence ATGTCTGACAGCAAGGTCTTTGCGGGCGGGCTCTTTGCCGTGGGGCTGGCCTTTCTGGCGGCCTTCTTCCTCTTCACCAACGGCACCGTGACGGAGGCCGCGGCGGCCGAAGATACCGCCGGGCCGAACATGGTGATTACCGTGGCTGGCAAGGGTGATGTGGTGATCGACCTGCGCCCCGACCTCGCGCCGCAGCATGTGGAGCGGATCGTGGAACTGGCCGAGTCCGGTGCTTATGACGGTGTGGTGTTTCACCGCGTGCTGGAGGGCTTCATGGCCCAGACCGGCGATGTGCAGTTCGGCAAGGGCGACGACCTGAGCCGCGCGGGCACCGGTGGCTCCGATCTGCCTGATCTGCCAGCGGAATTTTCCGACGCGCCCTATGCGCGCGGTGCCGTGGGCATGGCGCGGACCAACGACCCGAACAGTGCCAACAGCCAGTTCTTCATCATGTTCGCTCCGGCGGAACATCTGAACGGGCAGTACACCGTGGTCGGCAATGTGCTGGAAGGCATGGAGGTGGTCGATGCGATCACCCGTGGCATGCCGGGCAGCGGCATCGTCGAGACCCCGGATGTGATGGAGAGCGTGACCATCGCACAGTGA
- a CDS encoding peptidylprolyl isomerase, translating into MAEIKDPENTILIELDGGTVTVELLPDVAPQHSARMKELARSGAYDGVVFHRVIEGFMAQTGDVAHGKAGGDLRRAGTGGSDLPNVPAEFNKLPFDRGVLGAARSQNPDSANSQFFICFDDVHFLNGNYTVYGRVIDGMEHVDAIPRGEPPAQPGVMKSVKVAADV; encoded by the coding sequence ATGGCCGAGATCAAAGACCCCGAAAACACCATCCTGATCGAGCTGGACGGCGGCACCGTGACCGTCGAGCTGCTGCCCGATGTGGCCCCGCAGCACTCTGCCCGGATGAAGGAGCTGGCCCGCTCCGGTGCCTATGACGGCGTGGTGTTTCACCGCGTGATCGAGGGCTTCATGGCCCAGACCGGCGATGTGGCCCACGGCAAGGCGGGCGGCGACCTGCGGCGCGCGGGCACTGGCGGCTCCGACCTGCCCAACGTGCCGGCCGAGTTCAACAAGCTGCCCTTCGACCGTGGCGTGCTGGGTGCGGCTCGCAGCCAGAACCCCGACAGCGCGAACAGCCAGTTCTTCATCTGCTTCGATGACGTCCATTTCCTCAATGGAAACTACACTGTCTACGGCCGGGTGATCGACGGGATGGAGCACGTCGATGCGATCCCGCGCGGCGAGCCGCCCGCGCAGCCGGGCGTGATGAAGAGCGTGAAGGTGGCGGCAGATGTCTGA
- a CDS encoding phosphoglycerate kinase: MAWKTLDDMDLSGKRVLVRVDINVPMDGGKVTDTTRIDRIVPTVEDILAKGGKPILLAHFGRPKGKVVPEMSLEQVVPALSEALGQKVAFADGGWDAAVATLSAGQVLLLENMRFFPGEEANDPAFAKELAALGDIYCNDAFSAAHRAHASTEGVAHLLPNCAGRNMQEELEALEGALGDPIRPVAAVVGGAKVSTKITLLSNLLDKVDHLIIGGGMANTFLLAQGHEIGQSLAEAEMTDTALEILEKAKGSGCQIHLPVDVVVAEEFKARAPHKVCPAEACPAEGMILDAGPKTVAKICEIFDESETVIWNGPLGAFEIMPFGAATYAAARQAGALTDRGELITVAGGGDTVSALNNAKAVHQFTYISTAGGAFLEWMEGKTLPGVAALGG; the protein is encoded by the coding sequence ATGGCCTGGAAAACCCTTGATGACATGGACCTAAGCGGCAAGCGCGTGCTGGTGCGGGTCGATATCAATGTGCCGATGGATGGCGGCAAGGTCACCGACACCACCCGCATCGACCGGATCGTGCCCACCGTCGAGGATATTCTGGCCAAGGGCGGCAAGCCGATCCTGCTGGCGCACTTCGGGCGGCCCAAGGGCAAGGTGGTACCCGAGATGTCGCTGGAGCAGGTCGTGCCTGCCCTTTCCGAGGCGCTCGGCCAAAAGGTCGCCTTCGCCGACGGCGGCTGGGATGCCGCCGTGGCCACGCTCTCTGCCGGCCAGGTGCTGCTGCTGGAGAACATGCGCTTCTTCCCCGGCGAGGAGGCCAATGATCCGGCCTTTGCCAAGGAGCTGGCCGCGCTGGGTGACATCTATTGCAACGATGCCTTCTCCGCCGCCCACCGCGCCCATGCCTCCACCGAGGGCGTGGCGCACCTGCTGCCCAACTGCGCGGGCCGCAACATGCAGGAGGAGTTGGAAGCACTGGAGGGCGCTCTGGGCGACCCGATCCGCCCGGTGGCCGCGGTGGTCGGCGGCGCGAAGGTCTCAACCAAGATCACCCTGCTCTCCAACCTGCTCGACAAGGTCGACCACCTGATCATCGGCGGCGGCATGGCCAATACCTTCCTGCTGGCGCAAGGTCACGAGATCGGCCAGAGCCTCGCCGAGGCCGAGATGACCGACACCGCGCTGGAAATCCTCGAAAAGGCCAAGGGCTCTGGCTGCCAGATCCACCTGCCGGTGGACGTGGTGGTGGCCGAGGAGTTCAAGGCCCGCGCCCCGCACAAGGTCTGCCCCGCCGAGGCCTGCCCGGCAGAGGGCATGATCCTCGATGCCGGACCAAAGACGGTGGCCAAGATCTGCGAGATCTTCGACGAGAGCGAAACCGTCATCTGGAATGGCCCGCTCGGCGCCTTCGAGATCATGCCGTTCGGCGCCGCCACCTATGCCGCCGCCCGTCAGGCCGGGGCGCTGACCGACAGGGGCGAGCTTATCACCGTGGCCGGCGGCGGCGATACCGTCTCGGCGCTCAACAACGCCAAGGCGGTGCACCAGTTCACCTATATCTCCACCGCCGGCGGCGCGTTTCTGGAGTGGATGGAGGGTAAGACCCTGCCCGGCGTCGCGGCGCTGGGGGGCTGA